The following coding sequences are from one Lolium rigidum isolate FL_2022 chromosome 6, APGP_CSIRO_Lrig_0.1, whole genome shotgun sequence window:
- the LOC124666505 gene encoding glutathione S-transferase 1-like → MSPMKVFGHPMLTNVARVMLFLEEVGAEYELVPVDYLAGEHKRPQHLQLNPFAKMPGFQDGDLVLFESRAIGKYVIRKYGTADLDLLGENSGIEASAMVDLWTEVEAQQYYPAIAPAVFECIINPSIMRTAPTNQTVVDESLERLRGVLGIYEARLEKSTYLAGDSVSFADLNHIPFTFYFMTTPHASLFDEYPKVKAWWKSLMARPAVQRVCKHMPTKF, encoded by the exons ATGTCTCCGATGAAGGTGTTCGGGCACCCGATGTTGACGAACGTTGCACGGGTGATGCTCTTTCTGGAGGAGGTCGGCGCCGAGTACGAGCTCGTGCCCGTCGACTACCTCGCCGGCGAGCACAAGCGCCCCCAACACCTCCAGCTAAAC CCGTTTGCGAAGATGCCTGGGTTCCAAGACGGCGATCTCGTCCTGTTCG AGTCGCGCGCTATCGGCAAGTACGTCATCCGCAAGTACGGGACAGCCGACCTCGACCTCCTCGGAGAAAACAGCGGCATCGAAGCATCAGCAATGGTGGACCTGTGGACGGAGGTGGAGGCCCAGCAGTACTACCCGGCCATCGCGCCCGCGGTGTTCGAGTGCATCATCAATCCCTCCATAATGCGTACCGCGCCGACGAACCAGACCGTCGTCGACGAGAGCCTGGAGCGGCTGAGGGGTGTGCTGGGGATCTACGAGGCCCGGCTGGAGAAGAGCACGTACTTGGCCGGAGACTCCGTCAGCTTCGCCGATCTGAACCACATCCCATTCACCTTCTACTTCATGACGACGCCGCACGCGTCGCTGTTCGATGAGTACCCCAAGGTGAAGGCCTGGTGGAAGAGCCTGATGGCGAGGCCGGCGGTGCAGAGGGTCTGCAAGCATATGCCtaccaagtt